Proteins encoded together in one Pseudomonas sp. ADAK13 window:
- a CDS encoding DUF4329 domain-containing protein: MAIRLSRQQRAAASNRGATRLPPVSPAFLKEEDAAYWAHLQIGTRREREYGGVILRDATGKYFATEPLPGADMQFDLLKVLALSAEGYYQQPKGYTCVASYHSHPAQHALIQARNPSFDARMVKAFLGFFSGSDFTHDVDDREFFPAAYLSGPDGSLIRYAPSGSYQEHRFALWIRSGKRPGNPVGVYGSFDQLVKKISTLGELSLIVPTALWGGDAGKVPADWVVFEPFTSKALTPPLCTSIFTRAEDAVKAAQVESAVNSFGFVLKQAGEERYVATFPSAQSQPSFSPTGVFPKKADNEWALPANHGIEAIYVRASPSETEVSAREGWLYSTFVTPAQMMSAINQARATRINQEPGLGLGLYAQVADGALLKIKVPHASAAGDLVNQSPDGVLDDNGAQAALADGTLSPRDYVRRVIAVTELSVVQPGALWRDVGPVDTRSALLTSLHAMSWNGSFLSATDAAVYAHEQVGNRRDRYYGGYILKGEDGRFIATRPVESPTNPFDGTLFFPVDAQGPLIPPPNYELHGRYGSHPALSMVDPAWVEQRRWSREEALINLQVFSPEEARSVIASRQTAYLSGGQDVLLSYTPGSTSRIEPFAIDAVKPAQWVARLAESGDLRVIDGNPLWGPRAKVQRNWLPHFNYARRLGPPDYTTYGAVFTTADLAARNLHARVHGRNLASQDCFAFVLKHEDKQQFIATEVVCIDGVNTLFKLNSLFAATGGGDYRFPNGFVLHSLFRSQQWKPTGLNAAIDWLTAYFVRPNVLYVALYDSVRRGRKYNNGSNLPVYFSNLEGALLRYVPSPITIGSGGPVDAEFEESEALLASGQTPVLDFVRTWAQRGQLHVVRTSPCWDKLGAVSGAWSGYENIMRRRLSPAFASPDDAVRHVAALVGEGRRRIYGGVVLRLRNGLFAATEPLAVPPRGFTIDWIYPGQIVTKGLYPTGSTIVARYSSLVEQEVPILLSATEKAIYTGMIPTAVLSTLLHREAHIKREYVLGFHGSILSYQLSNSALEEALKNRLAARNLVRGDYADNQVEQQIREGTLRPLDFVTQVAKAGSLRVIEGSVLWGPARPVREAFIANIFPTPPLLIRATQADPPCSPIFTRAFDAVRHVQLLYKPTAQLAFGYVLKAIKQPLYMATLPLVRDSYARLAQVFVGGQLPQGYRIEGLYLCAHNEAISEPGDDMVYSFFGPQEIANALNFVKNSANGRVPPLYLLCADGALLSYQLTATDAVYGLVNEAHSVSTRLLEGSMRVQDYVLDLATKGDLYIRLTSRIWGRQEPVSAQWHSERKPHSFSDNPHLHSFCGPLFTHADDAARSARDRVGPFSGKDYLGAVLVPPLTPGYVALDPVQDVNVVDENRPTLDLLFWSDHAGLYLPPSHSLHPYVIAAVQAFYKVIPSTSSKAAIDQSLLDNFVAVQDLRRYVAVLQRNSPGGESCYLTCRGGALLKYIPSFSTQEIALLQPSLPPSPSELVGRLRVFGNLSVLDTDAFWTHRGAVGEQWQADELQGSGEDDMEFGRDRDEL; encoded by the coding sequence ATGGCTATCAGACTATCGCGGCAACAACGTGCGGCCGCTTCAAACCGGGGCGCCACACGCCTGCCTCCAGTGAGTCCGGCATTTTTAAAGGAAGAGGACGCGGCTTACTGGGCTCACCTGCAAATCGGCACGCGCCGGGAGCGCGAGTACGGCGGTGTGATCCTGCGGGATGCGACGGGTAAGTACTTTGCCACCGAACCGCTGCCCGGCGCCGACATGCAGTTCGATTTGCTCAAGGTCCTGGCGCTCAGCGCCGAAGGTTACTACCAGCAGCCCAAGGGCTACACCTGTGTGGCCAGCTACCATTCGCACCCGGCGCAACATGCCCTCATCCAGGCGCGGAATCCTTCATTTGATGCACGGATGGTGAAAGCCTTCCTGGGGTTTTTCTCGGGCTCGGATTTTACTCATGACGTTGATGATAGGGAGTTCTTCCCGGCCGCGTATCTCTCCGGCCCCGATGGCTCGCTGATTCGCTACGCGCCCAGCGGTTCGTATCAAGAGCACCGCTTCGCCCTGTGGATCCGGAGCGGAAAAAGACCGGGTAATCCCGTCGGGGTATACGGCTCATTCGATCAACTGGTGAAAAAAATCTCTACGCTGGGCGAACTCAGCCTGATCGTGCCGACCGCCTTGTGGGGCGGCGACGCAGGCAAAGTACCGGCGGACTGGGTGGTGTTCGAGCCCTTCACCTCCAAGGCGCTGACGCCACCGCTCTGCACCTCGATATTCACCCGTGCTGAAGACGCGGTGAAGGCCGCACAGGTTGAATCGGCGGTTAACTCATTTGGTTTTGTCCTCAAGCAGGCAGGTGAGGAGCGCTACGTCGCGACCTTTCCCAGCGCACAGAGCCAGCCGTCGTTCTCACCCACTGGGGTTTTTCCGAAGAAGGCCGACAACGAGTGGGCGTTACCCGCCAACCATGGCATTGAGGCCATCTACGTTCGTGCCTCCCCTTCGGAAACCGAAGTCAGCGCCAGGGAAGGCTGGTTGTATTCCACCTTTGTGACCCCGGCGCAGATGATGTCCGCCATCAACCAGGCGCGTGCGACCCGGATCAATCAGGAGCCGGGCCTTGGGCTGGGGCTTTACGCGCAGGTCGCAGATGGCGCACTGCTCAAGATCAAGGTGCCACATGCCAGTGCGGCGGGCGATCTGGTCAACCAGAGCCCTGACGGCGTACTCGACGACAATGGCGCCCAGGCGGCGCTGGCGGACGGTACCCTGAGCCCGAGGGACTATGTGCGTCGAGTAATTGCCGTCACCGAGTTGTCAGTGGTGCAGCCAGGCGCACTGTGGCGCGATGTGGGGCCGGTGGATACACGCTCCGCGTTGCTGACCTCGTTGCACGCCATGAGTTGGAACGGCTCATTTCTCTCGGCCACCGATGCGGCGGTGTACGCCCATGAACAGGTCGGCAATCGTCGGGACCGTTACTACGGCGGTTATATTCTCAAGGGTGAAGACGGGCGTTTTATCGCCACCCGGCCAGTGGAAAGCCCGACCAATCCGTTTGACGGCACACTGTTTTTCCCGGTGGATGCCCAGGGCCCGCTGATTCCTCCGCCGAACTATGAGTTGCACGGGCGTTACGGCTCCCATCCAGCACTGTCGATGGTAGACCCTGCCTGGGTCGAGCAGCGTCGCTGGTCGCGAGAAGAGGCGTTGATCAATCTGCAGGTGTTTTCCCCCGAGGAAGCACGCTCGGTCATCGCATCGCGGCAAACGGCTTATCTGTCGGGTGGGCAAGACGTGTTGTTGTCCTATACACCCGGCAGCACCTCCAGAATTGAGCCGTTCGCCATCGACGCGGTCAAGCCAGCCCAGTGGGTTGCCCGGCTGGCTGAAAGCGGCGATTTGAGAGTGATCGACGGCAATCCTTTATGGGGGCCACGCGCGAAGGTTCAGCGCAATTGGCTGCCACATTTCAACTACGCTCGCCGACTCGGCCCGCCCGACTACACCACTTACGGGGCGGTATTTACCACGGCCGATCTGGCTGCGCGAAATCTGCATGCGCGGGTGCATGGGCGCAACCTGGCGTCACAGGACTGTTTTGCGTTTGTGCTCAAACACGAGGACAAGCAGCAGTTCATTGCCACTGAGGTGGTGTGTATTGATGGGGTTAACACCCTGTTCAAACTCAATAGTCTGTTTGCCGCGACCGGCGGCGGTGACTACCGGTTTCCCAATGGCTTTGTGCTGCACAGCCTGTTTCGCTCGCAACAATGGAAGCCAACGGGCTTGAACGCGGCAATCGACTGGCTGACGGCTTATTTCGTGAGGCCGAATGTGCTGTACGTCGCGCTCTACGACTCGGTGCGCAGGGGCCGCAAATACAACAACGGCAGCAACCTGCCGGTGTACTTTTCCAACCTTGAGGGCGCGCTGCTGCGGTACGTACCGTCACCCATTACCATCGGCAGTGGTGGGCCGGTGGACGCCGAATTTGAAGAGAGCGAGGCATTGCTGGCGTCTGGTCAGACACCGGTACTGGACTTTGTCAGGACCTGGGCGCAACGCGGGCAGCTTCATGTGGTGCGCACCAGCCCATGTTGGGACAAATTGGGGGCGGTGAGTGGTGCCTGGTCGGGCTACGAGAACATCATGCGACGGCGCTTGAGCCCGGCGTTTGCCAGCCCCGATGATGCTGTGCGCCATGTCGCGGCGCTGGTCGGTGAGGGCCGTCGTCGTATCTACGGCGGGGTGGTCCTCAGGTTGCGCAATGGTTTGTTTGCGGCGACCGAGCCGTTGGCGGTGCCTCCACGGGGCTTCACCATCGACTGGATTTACCCTGGGCAAATCGTTACCAAGGGCCTTTATCCGACGGGCAGTACGATCGTCGCGCGATACTCATCGCTGGTGGAACAGGAGGTGCCGATCCTGTTGTCAGCCACCGAAAAAGCCATCTACACCGGCATGATCCCCACGGCGGTGTTGTCGACCTTGTTGCACCGCGAGGCGCACATCAAGCGTGAATATGTCTTGGGTTTTCACGGTTCTATCCTCAGTTACCAGCTGTCGAATTCCGCCCTTGAAGAGGCCCTCAAAAACAGGCTGGCGGCGCGCAACCTGGTCCGGGGGGACTACGCAGACAACCAGGTCGAACAGCAGATTCGTGAAGGCACACTGCGGCCGTTGGACTTTGTGACTCAGGTCGCGAAGGCGGGCAGCTTGCGCGTGATTGAGGGCAGTGTGTTGTGGGGGCCTGCACGTCCGGTCAGGGAGGCGTTCATTGCCAATATCTTTCCCACGCCGCCGCTGTTGATCCGTGCAACCCAGGCCGACCCGCCCTGCAGCCCGATATTTACCCGTGCCTTCGATGCGGTGCGTCATGTTCAACTGCTGTACAAACCGACTGCCCAACTGGCGTTTGGTTACGTACTCAAGGCAATCAAGCAGCCGCTGTACATGGCCACCTTGCCACTGGTGAGGGACAGTTACGCCCGGCTTGCACAAGTGTTTGTCGGCGGCCAGTTGCCCCAGGGGTACCGCATCGAGGGTTTGTACTTGTGCGCCCACAACGAGGCGATCAGCGAACCTGGTGATGACATGGTCTACAGCTTCTTCGGGCCGCAGGAGATCGCCAATGCACTGAACTTCGTCAAGAACTCGGCCAACGGGCGTGTGCCCCCGCTGTATCTGCTCTGTGCCGACGGTGCATTGCTCAGCTATCAGCTGACGGCAACGGATGCGGTATACGGTTTGGTCAATGAGGCGCACAGCGTCAGTACGCGGCTGCTCGAAGGTTCCATGCGCGTGCAGGACTACGTTCTGGACCTGGCCACCAAGGGCGACCTGTATATCCGGTTGACGAGCCGGATTTGGGGTCGCCAGGAACCGGTCTCCGCGCAATGGCATTCCGAGAGGAAACCACACAGCTTCAGCGACAATCCGCATCTCCATTCATTTTGCGGCCCGCTGTTTACCCATGCCGATGATGCGGCCCGGTCTGCCCGGGATCGCGTGGGACCTTTCTCGGGGAAAGACTATCTGGGCGCCGTTCTGGTGCCTCCCCTGACACCCGGCTATGTCGCGCTCGACCCGGTGCAAGACGTGAATGTAGTCGACGAGAACCGCCCGACCCTGGACCTGTTGTTCTGGAGCGATCACGCAGGGCTGTACCTGCCCCCCTCGCATTCGCTTCATCCGTACGTGATCGCCGCAGTGCAGGCGTTCTACAAAGTCATCCCGTCGACATCAAGCAAAGCGGCAATCGACCAGAGCCTGCTGGACAATTTCGTCGCCGTTCAGGATTTGCGACGCTATGTAGCAGTGCTGCAGCGTAATTCGCCGGGGGGCGAAAGTTGCTATCTGACATGCCGGGGAGGCGCGTTGCTCAAATACATCCCGAGCTTTTCGACCC
- the urtA gene encoding urea ABC transporter substrate-binding protein, with the protein MKRRSLIKAFTLSASIAAMGMTWTVQAAETIKVGILHSLSGTMAISETSLKDMALMTIDEINAKGGVNGKMLEPVVVDPASNWPLFAEKGRQLLTQDKVAVVFGCWTSVSRKSVLPVFEELNGLLFYPVQYEGEEMSPNVFYTGAAPNQQAIPAVEYLMSEEGGGAKRFFLLGTDYVYPRTTNKILRSFLHSKGVADKDIEEVYTPFGHSDYQTIVANIKKFSAGGKTAVISTVNGDSNVPFYKELANQGLKATDVPVVAFSVGEEELRGIDTKPLVGNLAAWNYFQSVENPVNKKFVADWKAYAKAHNLPGADKAVTNDPMEATYVGIHMWAQAVEKAKSTDVDKVREAMAGQTFAAPSGFTLTMDKTNHHLHKPVMIGEIQSDGQFSVVWQTQEPIRAQPWSPYIPGNDKKPDYAVKSN; encoded by the coding sequence ATGAAGCGTCGCAGCTTGATCAAGGCTTTCACACTGTCGGCATCCATCGCCGCGATGGGCATGACCTGGACCGTACAGGCCGCCGAGACCATCAAGGTCGGCATCCTGCACTCGCTGTCCGGGACCATGGCGATCTCCGAAACCTCGCTGAAAGACATGGCACTGATGACCATCGACGAGATCAACGCCAAGGGTGGTGTGAACGGCAAGATGCTCGAACCGGTAGTAGTCGACCCCGCGTCGAACTGGCCGCTGTTCGCTGAAAAAGGCCGGCAGTTGCTGACCCAGGACAAGGTCGCCGTGGTGTTCGGTTGCTGGACCTCGGTGTCGCGCAAATCGGTACTGCCGGTGTTCGAAGAGCTCAACGGCTTGCTGTTCTACCCGGTGCAATACGAAGGCGAAGAGATGTCGCCCAACGTGTTCTATACCGGTGCGGCGCCGAACCAGCAGGCGATCCCGGCGGTGGAATACCTGATGAGCGAAGAAGGCGGCGGCGCCAAGCGTTTCTTCCTGCTGGGCACCGACTACGTGTACCCGCGCACCACCAACAAGATTTTGCGTTCGTTCCTGCACTCCAAAGGCGTAGCGGATAAAGACATCGAAGAGGTCTACACCCCGTTCGGCCACAGCGATTACCAAACCATCGTGGCCAACATCAAAAAATTCTCGGCCGGCGGCAAGACCGCGGTGATCTCCACCGTGAACGGCGACTCCAACGTACCGTTCTATAAAGAACTGGCCAACCAGGGCCTGAAAGCCACCGACGTGCCGGTCGTCGCCTTCTCCGTGGGCGAAGAAGAACTGCGCGGCATCGACACCAAGCCACTGGTGGGCAACCTCGCGGCCTGGAACTACTTCCAGTCGGTGGAGAACCCGGTGAACAAGAAATTCGTGGCCGACTGGAAAGCCTACGCCAAGGCCCACAACCTGCCGGGCGCGGACAAAGCCGTGACCAACGACCCGATGGAAGCCACCTACGTGGGCATCCATATGTGGGCGCAGGCGGTGGAGAAAGCCAAGTCCACCGACGTCGACAAAGTGCGTGAAGCCATGGCCGGGCAGACCTTTGCCGCGCCGTCCGGTTTCACTCTGACCATGGACAAGACCAACCACCACCTGCACAAGCCGGTGATGATCGGTGAGATCCAGTCCGACGGGCAGTTCTCGGTGGTGTGGCAGACCCAGGAGCCGATCCGTGCCCAGCCGTGGAGCCCGTATATCCCTGGCAATGACAAGAAGCCGGATTACGCCGTCAAGAGCAACTGA
- the urtC gene encoding urea ABC transporter permease subunit UrtC: MNQPLMLTAAQKAGPKLTVAVGAVVLILLLALPLFSLLSPENPLHVSAYTLTLVGKILCYAIVALALDLVWGYAGMLSLGHGLFFALGGYAMGMYLMRQASGDELPAFMTFLSWTELPWYWTGTSHFLWAMCLVVLAPGLLALVFGFFAFRSRIKGVYFSIMTQALTFAGMLLFFRNETGFGGNNGFTNFRSILGFGITEPGTRAALFVATVALLVASLYIGWRLAQSKFGRVLTALRDAENRLMFCGYDPRGFKLFVWVLSAVLCGLAGALYVPQVGIINPSEMSPTNSIEAAVWVALGGRGTLIGPLLGAGVVNGMKSWFTVAFPEYWLFFLGALFIIVTLYLPKGVIGLLKKRGDQ, encoded by the coding sequence ATGAACCAGCCATTGATGCTCACAGCCGCGCAAAAGGCCGGCCCCAAGTTGACCGTCGCGGTCGGCGCAGTGGTGCTGATCCTGCTGCTGGCGTTGCCATTGTTCTCGCTGCTGTCACCGGAAAATCCGCTGCACGTTTCCGCCTACACCCTGACGCTGGTGGGCAAGATTCTGTGTTACGCCATCGTCGCCCTCGCGCTGGATTTGGTGTGGGGTTATGCCGGGATGTTGTCCCTCGGCCACGGCCTGTTCTTTGCGCTGGGCGGTTACGCGATGGGCATGTACCTGATGCGCCAGGCCTCCGGTGATGAATTGCCGGCGTTCATGACGTTTTTGTCGTGGACCGAACTGCCGTGGTACTGGACCGGCACCAGCCACTTCCTCTGGGCCATGTGCCTGGTGGTGTTGGCGCCGGGATTGCTGGCGCTGGTGTTCGGTTTCTTCGCCTTTCGCTCGCGGATCAAGGGCGTGTATTTCTCGATCATGACCCAGGCCCTGACGTTTGCCGGGATGCTGTTGTTCTTTCGCAACGAGACCGGGTTTGGCGGCAATAACGGCTTTACCAATTTCCGCAGCATCCTCGGGTTTGGCATCACCGAACCGGGCACCCGGGCGGCGTTGTTTGTGGCCACCGTGGCGCTGTTGGTGGCGAGCCTGTACATCGGCTGGCGCCTGGCCCAGAGCAAGTTCGGCCGGGTGCTGACCGCGCTGCGGGATGCGGAAAACCGCCTGATGTTCTGCGGTTACGACCCACGCGGCTTCAAGCTGTTTGTGTGGGTGTTGAGCGCGGTGTTGTGCGGTTTGGCGGGGGCGTTGTATGTGCCGCAAGTGGGCATCATCAACCCCAGCGAGATGTCGCCAACCAACTCCATCGAAGCCGCTGTGTGGGTGGCCCTCGGTGGTCGCGGAACATTGATCGGCCCGTTGCTGGGCGCCGGTGTGGTCAACGGCATGAAGAGCTGGTTCACCGTGGCCTTTCCTGAGTACTGGCTGTTCTTCCTCGGTGCGCTGTTCATCATCGTCACCCTGTATTTGCCCAAGGGCGTGATCGGCCTGCTGAAGAAAAGGGGCGACCAATGA
- the urtB gene encoding urea ABC transporter permease subunit UrtB, with amino-acid sequence MPTALHRFILAVLLLLPFAAHASDAEDFLAANPMQQAKLLQDWAAQPDPARIELVDALQQGQITVNGEAKTVRLNNRLRGLIDNVQASQALLAADPKVRLAAAQTLQKSATPAQLKFLDQQLAGETNDDVHVALSLALANLQLVDADPAVRLAAVRLLGGTGDPLARTRLEALLAPGVEADAAVHTAAETSLAQVKRKLMVGEILGQAFSGMSLGSILLLAALGLAITFGLLGVINMAHGEMLMLGAYSTYVVQLLMQRYMPQAIEFYPLIALPVAFFVTAAIGMALERTVIRHLYGRPLETLLATWGISLMLIQLVRLVFGAQNVEVANPEWLSGGIQVLPNLVLPYNRIVIIAFALFVVVLTWLLLNKTRLGLNVRAVTQNRNMAACCGVPTGRVDMLAFGLGSGIAGLGGVALSQIGNVGPDLGQSYIIDSFLVVVLGGVGQLAGSVMAAFGLGIANKILEPQIGAVLGKILILALIILFIQKRPQGLFALKGRVID; translated from the coding sequence ATGCCCACTGCCCTCCACCGCTTCATCCTCGCCGTCCTGCTGTTGCTGCCCTTCGCCGCACACGCCAGCGACGCCGAAGACTTCCTTGCCGCCAACCCGATGCAACAAGCCAAGCTGCTCCAGGACTGGGCCGCCCAGCCCGACCCGGCACGCATCGAGCTGGTGGACGCCCTGCAACAAGGCCAGATCACGGTCAACGGTGAAGCCAAAACCGTGCGCCTGAACAACCGCCTGCGCGGCCTGATCGACAACGTACAAGCGAGCCAGGCACTGCTCGCCGCCGACCCCAAGGTGCGCCTCGCCGCCGCGCAAACCCTGCAAAAAAGCGCTACACCTGCGCAGCTGAAATTCCTCGACCAGCAACTCGCCGGCGAAACCAACGACGACGTGCACGTGGCCCTGAGCCTCGCCCTGGCCAACCTGCAATTGGTGGACGCCGACCCGGCCGTGCGCCTCGCCGCTGTGCGCTTGCTCGGTGGCACCGGCGACCCGCTGGCCCGCACTCGCCTGGAAGCCTTGCTCGCCCCCGGCGTCGAAGCCGACGCCGCCGTGCACACCGCCGCCGAAACCAGCCTGGCCCAGGTCAAGCGCAAGCTGATGGTGGGCGAGATCCTCGGCCAGGCCTTCAGCGGCATGTCCCTGGGTTCGATCCTGCTGCTGGCCGCGCTCGGCCTGGCGATCACGTTCGGCCTGCTCGGGGTGATCAACATGGCCCATGGCGAAATGCTGATGCTCGGCGCCTACTCCACCTACGTGGTGCAGTTGCTGATGCAGCGCTACATGCCCCAGGCCATCGAGTTCTACCCGCTGATCGCGCTGCCGGTGGCGTTTTTTGTCACCGCCGCCATCGGCATGGCCCTGGAGCGCACGGTGATTCGTCACCTCTACGGTCGCCCTCTGGAAACCCTGCTCGCCACCTGGGGCATCAGCCTGATGCTGATCCAGCTGGTGCGCCTGGTGTTCGGTGCGCAGAACGTTGAAGTGGCCAACCCGGAGTGGCTCTCCGGCGGGATTCAGGTGTTGCCCAACCTGGTGCTGCCGTACAACCGCATCGTGATCATCGCCTTCGCGCTGTTCGTGGTGGTGCTGACCTGGCTGCTGCTGAACAAGACACGCCTGGGCCTAAACGTACGGGCCGTGACCCAGAACCGCAACATGGCGGCCTGCTGCGGCGTGCCCACCGGGCGCGTGGACATGCTCGCCTTTGGCCTCGGCTCCGGCATCGCAGGCTTGGGCGGCGTAGCCCTGAGCCAGATCGGCAACGTCGGCCCGGACCTCGGCCAGAGCTACATCATCGACTCGTTCCTGGTGGTGGTGCTCGGTGGTGTCGGCCAGTTGGCCGGCAGCGTCATGGCGGCCTTTGGCTTGGGTATCGCCAACAAGATTCTCGAACCGCAGATCGGTGCCGTGCTCGGCAAGATCCTGATCCTCGCGCTGATCATTCTGTTTATCCAGAAACGCCCGCAGGGACTCTTCGCACTGAAAGGACGGGTGATCGACTGA
- a CDS encoding urease accessory protein UreD translates to MTLPAPTALFTPSWHAELELGYARFGDTTRPVMRRHLGPLRVQKHLYAEGPEVCQHIIVHPPGGIAGGDRLDITAHVAEGAWAQLTSPGAAKWYRAGGPAYQKLELTVEAGATLEWLPQETIVFSAAQAELTTRIDLQGDARLFYWDVVALGRPASGERFDLGHFQSHLDIRRDGQLIWHERQRIVGADGLLESPIGLDGQPVFATLLVTGEIDSELLEHCRSLPHAVRGDLTQLPGLLVARCLASEALLARGWLIALWRLLRPAVLGREAVSPRIWST, encoded by the coding sequence ATGACCCTACCAGCCCCCACCGCGCTGTTCACCCCCAGCTGGCACGCCGAGCTGGAACTCGGCTACGCGCGTTTCGGCGACACCACACGCCCGGTGATGCGCCGCCACCTCGGCCCGCTGCGGGTGCAAAAGCACCTGTACGCCGAGGGCCCCGAGGTGTGCCAGCACATCATCGTGCACCCGCCGGGCGGGATTGCCGGCGGTGATCGCCTCGATATCACAGCGCATGTGGCCGAAGGTGCCTGGGCGCAATTGACCAGCCCCGGCGCGGCCAAGTGGTACCGCGCCGGCGGCCCGGCCTACCAGAAGCTGGAGCTGACGGTTGAGGCCGGCGCCACCCTGGAATGGCTGCCGCAGGAGACCATCGTGTTCAGCGCGGCCCAGGCCGAACTCACCACCCGCATCGACCTGCAAGGCGATGCCCGGCTGTTTTACTGGGACGTGGTCGCCCTCGGACGCCCTGCCAGCGGCGAGCGTTTCGACCTCGGGCACTTCCAGTCACACCTGGATATCCGCCGCGACGGCCAGTTGATTTGGCATGAACGCCAGCGCATTGTGGGCGCCGACGGTTTGCTCGAATCGCCCATCGGGCTGGACGGGCAACCGGTGTTCGCGACCTTGCTGGTGACCGGTGAAATCGACAGTGAATTACTCGAACACTGCCGCTCGCTGCCCCACGCGGTACGCGGCGACCTGACCCAACTGCCCGGCCTGCTGGTGGCCCGCTGCCTGGCCAGTGAAGCGCTGCTGGCCCGCGGCTGGCTGATCGCGCTGTGGCGCCTGCTGCGCCCGGCGGTGTTGGGCCGAGAAGCGGTATCACCGAGAATCTGGAGCACATGA
- the urtD gene encoding urea ABC transporter ATP-binding protein UrtD: protein MRITATAEFMLEPILEPNKDQGSARDAIGLGQAAGKGLNTRHGTILTLEDISVSFDGFKALNDLNLYIGVGELRCIIGPNGAGKTTLMDVITGKTRPSHGKAWFGETLDLTSMSEVQIAQAGIGRKFQKPTVFEALSVFENLELAQKTDKSVWASLRARLSGEQKDRISEVLDTIRLTASVNRPAGLLSHGQKQFLEIGMLLMQDPQLLLLDEPVAGMTDAETEFTAELFKRLAGKHSLMVVEHDMGFVGSIADHVTVLHQGSVLAEGSLEQVQENERVIEVYLGR, encoded by the coding sequence ATGAGAATCACAGCGACGGCCGAATTCATGCTCGAACCCATCCTCGAACCGAACAAAGACCAGGGCAGTGCCCGCGATGCCATCGGCCTCGGCCAGGCGGCAGGCAAAGGCCTGAACACCCGCCACGGCACGATCCTGACCCTGGAAGACATCAGCGTCAGCTTCGACGGCTTCAAGGCGTTGAACGACCTGAACCTGTACATCGGTGTCGGCGAATTGCGCTGCATCATCGGCCCCAACGGCGCGGGCAAGACCACGCTGATGGACGTGATCACCGGCAAGACCCGGCCCAGCCACGGCAAGGCCTGGTTCGGCGAAACCCTTGACCTGACCAGCATGAGCGAAGTGCAGATCGCCCAGGCCGGCATCGGGCGCAAGTTCCAGAAACCCACGGTGTTCGAAGCCCTCAGCGTGTTCGAAAACCTCGAACTGGCGCAGAAGACCGACAAGTCCGTATGGGCCAGCCTGCGGGCGCGCCTGAGCGGTGAACAGAAAGACCGCATCAGCGAAGTGCTCGACACCATCCGCCTCACCGCTTCGGTCAATCGCCCCGCCGGCTTGCTGTCCCACGGCCAGAAGCAGTTCCTGGAAATCGGCATGCTGCTGATGCAAGACCCGCAACTGTTGCTGCTGGACGAACCGGTGGCGGGCATGACCGACGCCGAAACCGAATTCACCGCCGAGCTGTTCAAGCGCCTGGCAGGCAAGCATTCGCTGATGGTGGTGGAGCACGACATGGGGTTTGTCGGTTCGATTGCCGACCACGTGACCGTGTTGCACCAGGGCAGCGTGCTGGCGGAAGGGTCGCTGGAACAGGTGCAGGAAAATGAGCGGGTGATCGAGGTTTACCTCGGTCGCTGA
- the urtE gene encoding urea ABC transporter ATP-binding subunit UrtE, translating into MLQVDKLHQYYGGSHILRGLSFEVKVGEVTCLLGRNGVGKTTLLKCLMGLLPAKEGAVNWEGKAITGFKPHQRVHAGIAYVPQGREIFGRLTVEENLLMGLSRFPGAEAREVPAFIYELFPVLLQMKQRRGGDLSGGQQQQLAIGRALASRPRLLILDEPTEGIQPSVIKEIGAVIKKLAARGDMAILLVEQFYDFAAELADQYLVMSRGEIVQQGRGENMESEGVRGLVTI; encoded by the coding sequence ATGCTGCAAGTCGACAAGCTGCACCAGTACTACGGCGGTAGCCACATCCTGCGCGGGCTTTCCTTTGAGGTGAAAGTCGGCGAAGTCACCTGCCTGCTGGGCCGCAACGGCGTGGGCAAGACCACCTTGCTCAAGTGCCTGATGGGTTTGCTGCCCGCCAAGGAAGGTGCGGTGAACTGGGAAGGCAAGGCCATTACCGGTTTCAAACCGCACCAGCGCGTACACGCCGGGATCGCCTATGTGCCTCAGGGCCGGGAGATTTTTGGCCGGCTGACGGTGGAAGAAAACCTGCTGATGGGCCTGTCCCGTTTCCCCGGCGCCGAGGCCAGGGAAGTGCCGGCGTTCATCTACGAGCTGTTCCCGGTGCTGCTGCAAATGAAGCAGCGCCGTGGCGGTGATTTGTCCGGTGGCCAACAACAGCAGCTGGCGATCGGCCGGGCCCTGGCCAGCCGCCCGCGCCTGTTGATCCTCGACGAGCCCACCGAAGGCATCCAGCCGTCGGTGATCAAGGAGATCGGCGCGGTGATCAAAAAACTCGCGGCACGCGGTGACATGGCAATTCTGCTGGTGGAGCAGTTCTACGATTTTGCTGCTGAACTGGCCGACCAGTACCTGGTGATGTCCCGGGGCGAAATCGTCCAGCAGGGGCGTGGAGAAAATATGGAAAGCGAGGGTGTGCGCGGGCTCGTTACGATCTAA